The DNA window GCGAGTAGATCTTGGCGGTTGGGCAGGGTTGCAGGTGCGTGTCGCCGGTGTCGAGGATCTGGCGTTGGCAGATGCGCCCGTCTTGAGTCCATAGGTTGTGAACCTCGCCGCAGGCACAGTCGAGGCGGGCCAGTGCGGTGGGTTTTCGGGTGCCGTCGTGGATGGGTGAGAGCACGGTCAGGCCGTGTTTCATGGCGTGGTCGATGTGTTTGCCGCGGAAGGCGCCGTCGTAGCAGACGCCGTCGCAGCGGACGTCGGAGTCGGCGATGACGCGGTCGATCATGTCGACGGCGATGCGGGCTTCGCCGCCGTAGCCTTTGCCCGCCGGCACGGCGTCGACATCGAGGATGACGCGGTTGTTGCGGATGGCGTTGGGGCGGGTGGCGAGCATGGTGAACTTGGTGCCGTAGCGGAACTCCCTGTCGTTTTCGCCGTTTTGCACTTCGATGCCGGCGTGGACGCGGCGTCCACCCTCTTCGGCCCACCGGTCGGCGGTGGCCTTACGGACGGGCGCGGCCACCACGGTGCCATCGCCGACGACGTATTGTCCCCGGGCGGGATTGGTGTGCGAGACAGGGGCGGTGTGGGCCAGGCAGCCGAGTTCGGTGGCCAGCCGGCGGGCGAGCGGCCGAAACGCGGTGAGCAGCTCGTTGGCGTGGTCGTCGAGCAACCGTTGGGCGTAGTTGTGGTGCCATCGCTGCGGTGGGCGGCGCTGCGCGGTGGGGGCTCCGTGTTTGGCGGCGTGCTGGCGGATCGAGCGCCAGTAGGCGGGGTGGGCCATGGCGCGGGCGGCCTTGCTGTGTGAGCCGAGCACCCCGGTCAATGCTTTGTGCAGCACGTGCACCCACGGTGGGTAGTGCGGGCGCCGGCCGGGAGTTCCGGGCTCGTGGACGGGCAGGATCGCAGCCAGGTGGTAAATGACCTCGTGTGAGGCGACGGCTTCGATGGTGTCGATTTCGAGCAGCGTGAGATCGGTCGGGGTTTCGAGCTTGCCCAGCCGGCGCTGCTCGATGCGCTGGGCCCCATAGGCCGGCGTCGGCGTGGCGGTGTCGCGCTTCATGGTGCGCCGCCGGGGTCGTGCCAGGCGTAGCCGATGAGGGCGGCGGTGGTGTCCAGCGAGGGCGAGCCGATAAGGCGGGCGGCGTCCTCGATGCGGCCGGTGCGCTCGAACTCGCGGCGCGCGGCGTAGGCGGTCAGCGATGCGGGTCGTACCCCGCTGTCGTCGGATAGTCCCGCGCGGGTGAGGATGTCGCGCACGGTCACGCACACTCGGGCCTGTTTGTGGGCGTCGCTGCCGTGGGCGCCGGTGCACAGCACCGGTGGGTGGCCGCCGCGAGGAAGCGGTTCGGTGAGGTGGGCGGCGCGTTCGACGAGCACCCGCACCGACCAGGTGTCCAGGGGCAGCAGCCGGGCCCGGTGCTTGGCTGATCCGTGCGCCCACACGGTGGCGGCGCGGTGGTCGAGGTCGGCGGCGCTGATGTGACCGAGTTCGCCGGTGTGCGCCCCCGCAAGCAGCAGTGCGGCGGTGGCGGCGTGGCGGGTTGGGGTGGCGTGTTCGGAGAACAGCCGCACCAGCGCGGCTTCGTCATCGGTGAGTGGGCGCCGGGCCGAGGACCGACGTGCTGGGACGTCGATGTCGGTGGTGGGGTCGTCGAGGGTTAGCCGCAGCCGGCGGGCGGTGCGGTAGAACGCGCGCAGCGCGGCGCGGCGGTTGTGCATGGTCGCGACCGCCGCAGCCGACACGGTCCCGTGTCGGGTGCGGCCTTTGGCGGCAACAAATGTCGCGACCAACACTCGATCGACGCCGGCCAGGGTAGTGACGTCATGCGCGGCGGCGAACCGGGCGAAACGGCGGGCGAGCAAGCCGAACTTGTCGAGCGTCTGCACCGACAGCGCGCCGTCGGCGATCCACGCCCCGGTCACTGCCGCCACCGCCGCGCTCAAGCTGCCCTCAGCCATGGCCGGCCCCCACCCCAGCGGCAACAGCAACTGCTGCCCGGCGCTCACCACGGGTCCGCGCCGTTGGTGAAACGTTGGCCATGCCGCCTCCATCCATAATGGTGCATGTATGCACCATTCGAGCAGGGGGGTCCGACAGCCTGCCTGAATGCGGCGGGGCTGCGGGATAGGGTGGGCTGGTGGCGCGCAGCAACGGCGATAAGCCGCCGGTGGCTTACG is part of the Mycobacterium sp. HUMS_12744610 genome and encodes:
- a CDS encoding integrase — its product is MSAGQQLLLPLGWGPAMAEGSLSAAVAAVTGAWIADGALSVQTLDKFGLLARRFARFAAAHDVTTLAGVDRVLVATFVAAKGRTRHGTVSAAAVATMHNRRAALRAFYRTARRLRLTLDDPTTDIDVPARRSSARRPLTDDEAALVRLFSEHATPTRHAATAALLLAGAHTGELGHISAADLDHRAATVWAHGSAKHRARLLPLDTWSVRVLVERAAHLTEPLPRGGHPPVLCTGAHGSDAHKQARVCVTVRDILTRAGLSDDSGVRPASLTAYAARREFERTGRIEDAARLIGSPSLDTTAALIGYAWHDPGGAP